A stretch of Pseudomonas sp. FeN3W DNA encodes these proteins:
- a CDS encoding ATP-grasp domain-containing protein, which produces MPLPLPLRVGRFLVSKEQDQAVSHWPSSIVSPDKFLKRMVYLATQHQFNELMNSGSLETPIFIKGVSKGSYNFSLHHVFKDDAALNSMLMPYAKAKQLDKNVSMIINNAKDTDFVAFQPGTPWYCPYREMELISKPGLFNPADGVIVSEVLEISYEDNKRQEFRAFIVSGVVTSLSGYTDYESMPVPSEIAELANEFAKENRDLAPAFVADFGMTDRGPVLIELNGFDFSGRYIDNDPARLYSALRDSLEDHSYTFIEPAPIKEVNEPEFMKAIRANFDDSFSLTP; this is translated from the coding sequence GTGCCCCTACCCTTGCCTCTGCGTGTCGGTCGTTTTCTTGTAAGCAAAGAACAGGATCAGGCAGTATCTCATTGGCCAAGTTCCATTGTCAGTCCTGACAAGTTTTTGAAAAGAATGGTCTATTTAGCCACGCAACATCAATTTAATGAGCTTATGAATAGCGGGAGCCTAGAAACACCTATTTTCATCAAGGGTGTTAGCAAGGGCTCTTATAATTTCAGTTTGCACCACGTTTTTAAAGATGATGCTGCTCTCAATTCAATGCTTATGCCTTATGCAAAAGCGAAGCAGCTCGATAAAAACGTAAGCATGATCATCAATAACGCTAAAGACACTGACTTTGTTGCTTTTCAGCCTGGAACTCCATGGTATTGCCCATATCGAGAAATGGAGCTTATCTCGAAGCCAGGCCTATTTAATCCAGCAGATGGAGTGATTGTTTCAGAGGTTTTGGAAATTTCTTACGAAGACAACAAAAGGCAAGAATTTAGAGCCTTCATTGTTTCAGGTGTGGTGACGAGCTTGTCAGGCTACACGGACTATGAGTCAATGCCTGTGCCAAGTGAAATTGCAGAGCTCGCAAATGAGTTTGCGAAAGAAAACAGGGATTTGGCGCCAGCATTCGTAGCTGATTTTGGTATGACGGACAGAGGCCCAGTTCTTATAGAACTGAACGGGTTTGATTTCTCAGGCAGATATATTGACAACGACCCGGCAAGATTGTACTCAGCTTTAAGGGATAGTCTTGAAGATCATTCCTATACTTTCATTGAACCGGCTCCCATTAAAGAAGTTAATGAGCCTGAGTTCATGAAGGCCATTAGGGCGAACTTTGATGATTCCTTTAGCTTGACGCCGTAA
- a CDS encoding SPFH domain-containing protein: MFERSSRLPIVAGITAASALGLFMLFKFCTVYNEAGYQTHVRTIFGEEKVVTDVGYATTWFGRATAWKQAQTVQFTTGDIQNLGDETTGAVKNYRIVFLGNVDGGVEASTRFRLPQGEQFLKIAREYRSPENFVATALIPAVKETLQSTASLMSADDYFSGARSEFGSEFENQLRQGQYITKRKEVITKTARGRNEAGGLMSGADISGSTDDDSRRSIFVTEKVLDDKNEPRRKAQQFIAMGVEVVEARITNIEPNPLYKDRMVKVQTALAELAVARQARLKEEEEKLLVTARGEKEVEQKRQETLRDQIEATTKAQTTKKLAVINAEREKERAEIERQTASLIFEKAKIDAQSTKTIADASAYAKEAEIKANGALEQKLEAMVKINQVWAEAATKAPVPGIVMGGSQGGATSRQDEIAQMMGIMAVKAAKDLQLDMNVTK, translated from the coding sequence ATGTTCGAAAGATCTAGCCGCTTGCCAATTGTTGCAGGGATTACCGCCGCATCGGCCCTTGGGCTTTTCATGCTTTTCAAATTCTGCACAGTCTACAACGAGGCAGGATACCAGACGCATGTCCGCACCATTTTCGGCGAAGAAAAGGTGGTCACAGACGTTGGCTATGCAACCACCTGGTTTGGTCGCGCGACGGCCTGGAAGCAGGCTCAGACGGTTCAGTTCACCACTGGGGATATCCAGAATCTAGGTGATGAAACGACCGGTGCTGTAAAGAACTACCGTATCGTATTCCTTGGCAACGTCGATGGTGGCGTTGAGGCCTCCACTCGTTTTCGCCTACCTCAGGGCGAGCAGTTTCTTAAAATTGCTCGTGAATACCGCAGTCCTGAGAACTTCGTGGCCACGGCCCTGATTCCGGCTGTAAAAGAGACGCTACAATCGACCGCATCGCTGATGAGCGCAGACGACTATTTCTCGGGTGCGCGGAGCGAATTCGGTAGCGAGTTCGAAAATCAGCTTCGCCAGGGTCAGTACATCACCAAGCGCAAAGAGGTAATCACTAAAACCGCCCGTGGACGCAATGAGGCCGGTGGCCTGATGTCTGGCGCTGATATCTCGGGCTCTACAGATGACGATAGCCGTCGAAGCATTTTCGTGACCGAAAAAGTGTTGGACGATAAAAACGAGCCACGCCGAAAGGCTCAGCAGTTCATTGCGATGGGTGTCGAGGTCGTAGAGGCACGTATCACCAACATCGAGCCGAACCCTCTTTATAAAGACCGCATGGTCAAGGTGCAGACTGCTCTTGCTGAGCTTGCTGTCGCCCGCCAGGCTCGCCTGAAAGAAGAAGAGGAAAAGCTGCTGGTTACTGCACGTGGCGAGAAAGAGGTTGAGCAGAAGCGTCAAGAGACACTGCGCGATCAGATCGAAGCGACAACCAAGGCACAGACCACCAAAAAACTGGCGGTTATCAACGCCGAACGTGAAAAAGAGCGCGCTGAGATCGAGCGTCAGACAGCCTCCTTGATTTTTGAAAAGGCTAAAATTGACGCCCAGTCAACCAAAACCATTGCCGACGCTAGTGCATATGCAAAGGAAGCCGAAATCAAGGCAAACGGGGCGCTGGAGCAGAAACTTGAGGCCATGGTCAAGATCAACCAGGTTTGGGCAGAAGCTGCCACCAAGGCACCAGTTCCAGGTATCGTGATGGGCGGATCCCAGGGTGGCGCAACCAGCCGCCAGGACGAGATCGCTCAAATGATGGGAATCATGGCGGTCAAGGCAGCAAAAGACCTCCAGCTTGACATGAATGTTACCAAGTAA
- a CDS encoding DUF4116 domain-containing protein — MNSNENFVHNVVSELNSLGYSPGDLIKKYPVELKKLMIAHEMGDYLLALPDLKSGDHYLMPIAIGWQLLAATWPLQASVAGIDLPPLERSIMALYAEDMEMHGSEYQIPPHMFSPTLSEYLIEIDPSAILRFPIEAITSESCCLSVSLYGEIILSIPDVYKTKEMWYTALSNSGHLYFDMSTEYQTREMLLHACKSASIYLIEKLVSREMVDQEVAYTLVSNSRLDSEAINMIPLQFRTIEFYNMAINKNPLFIKDVPYVLQTKEMVISAIKSNPMSISGVHSSWMDLEIITLAAENLPYAFQFIPEDKKKSIPKKLLNKWQKQSEEYDIPY, encoded by the coding sequence ATGAACTCAAATGAAAACTTTGTACACAACGTTGTTTCTGAACTAAATTCACTGGGTTATTCTCCAGGCGATCTTATAAAGAAATATCCTGTTGAGCTTAAAAAACTTATGATCGCTCACGAAATGGGTGATTATTTGCTTGCTCTGCCTGACCTTAAGTCAGGTGATCATTACTTGATGCCTATCGCCATTGGCTGGCAGCTTCTAGCAGCTACTTGGCCTTTGCAGGCCAGTGTTGCTGGCATAGATCTCCCTCCTCTTGAAAGGTCTATCATGGCCCTTTATGCGGAAGACATGGAGATGCATGGATCTGAATATCAGATTCCGCCTCATATGTTCAGTCCAACACTTAGTGAGTATCTAATTGAGATAGATCCTAGTGCAATTTTAAGATTCCCGATAGAGGCAATTACAAGCGAATCCTGTTGTTTGTCAGTAAGCCTTTATGGTGAAATCATATTAAGCATTCCTGATGTTTATAAAACAAAAGAGATGTGGTATACGGCCTTGTCTAATTCTGGGCACTTGTATTTTGATATGAGCACTGAGTACCAAACGCGTGAAATGCTGCTTCATGCTTGCAAGTCTGCATCCATATACTTAATTGAGAAACTTGTTTCGCGTGAAATGGTTGATCAGGAAGTGGCTTATACTCTCGTATCGAATAGCCGGCTGGATTCTGAAGCGATCAACATGATTCCATTGCAATTTAGAACCATTGAATTTTACAATATGGCAATAAATAAAAACCCTCTTTTTATTAAGGATGTGCCTTATGTCCTTCAGACTAAGGAGATGGTTATCAGCGCAATTAAATCAAACCCCATGTCGATTTCTGGTGTTCATTCTTCATGGATGGATTTAGAGATAATAACGCTTGCAGCTGAAAATTTACCCTATGCGTTTCAATTTATCCCTGAAGATAAAAAGAAATCCATACCAAAGAAGCTGCTAAATAAATGGCAGAAACAATCAGAGGAGTATGATATCCCGTATTAA
- a CDS encoding DUF4116 domain-containing protein produces the protein MTVGQTKHMDKRLVEKISAALQEDWSLIRKVPPDKLTEGICFSVLSEHREPLLLGLIPQKFLTRNFFHALVRVHPEILSAIPVDILDRTICIEAVRREHRLIAHVPDHILDKEIAEAAVFFNGKAFRYLPEKYQNEDLCILAIKDDPTVIEYIPRSELTKSVCLEAVKVNGLTLAFVPDRLRDEDIVLAAVSQNWQSLRYVSEAKQTPSVVEAALTQNGKSIKHVVEENRTDLIWCRAIESSPEVLGMIDRDEQTLEMVRLALAREPEVISMANSDLITEDIAATVLTLKPEMYKHIPPRILNNGFLMDILIDDPTRVVHMSNISLVGKVDLIQALYFSNRESKERYGIRRLEQFQQRINEIQAPLTDAQHIKNAAESKGDIEIIFNLIHVRPFTFPKLGKLCVKENTEKLMISLFGNKVSDRYFKQKTSDVRRSGCRS, from the coding sequence GTGACAGTAGGTCAAACTAAGCACATGGATAAACGATTGGTTGAAAAAATCAGTGCCGCCCTTCAGGAGGACTGGTCATTAATAAGAAAGGTTCCGCCTGACAAATTGACGGAAGGCATCTGCTTTTCTGTATTATCGGAACACCGAGAGCCTTTGCTGCTTGGTTTGATACCTCAAAAATTTTTGACCAGGAACTTCTTTCATGCATTAGTTCGGGTGCATCCAGAAATTCTATCAGCTATTCCAGTGGACATACTGGATAGAACAATTTGTATTGAAGCGGTGCGAAGAGAGCATAGGCTTATTGCTCATGTTCCAGACCATATATTAGACAAAGAAATTGCAGAAGCAGCTGTGTTTTTTAATGGAAAGGCATTTCGCTACTTGCCAGAAAAATACCAAAATGAAGATCTGTGCATTCTCGCAATTAAAGATGACCCGACAGTTATTGAATACATACCAAGAAGCGAGTTAACAAAGTCTGTTTGTCTTGAAGCGGTTAAGGTCAATGGCTTGACTCTGGCTTTTGTCCCTGATCGATTAAGAGATGAGGACATAGTACTGGCAGCGGTTAGTCAAAATTGGCAATCCCTGCGTTACGTTTCAGAAGCCAAGCAGACGCCAAGCGTCGTAGAAGCTGCACTGACCCAAAATGGGAAATCCATAAAACATGTTGTGGAAGAAAATCGAACCGACTTGATTTGGTGCAGGGCTATCGAGAGCAGCCCTGAAGTATTAGGTATGATTGACCGAGACGAACAAACGTTAGAAATGGTACGGCTTGCGCTTGCTAGGGAGCCAGAGGTAATTTCGATGGCGAATTCTGACCTTATTACCGAAGATATAGCGGCAACGGTTCTTACGTTAAAGCCTGAGATGTATAAACATATTCCACCAAGAATACTAAACAATGGATTTTTGATGGACATACTAATCGACGATCCAACGAGGGTGGTTCATATGAGCAATATATCGCTTGTTGGAAAAGTAGATCTCATACAAGCGTTGTATTTTTCGAACAGGGAATCAAAAGAGCGCTATGGAATTAGACGGCTTGAGCAGTTTCAACAGCGAATAAATGAAATACAGGCGCCTTTAACTGATGCGCAACATATAAAAAATGCAGCTGAGTCAAAGGGTGATATTGAAATAATATTCAACCTAATTCATGTCAGGCCATTTACTTTTCCGAAGCTGGGAAAATTGTGCGTCAAAGAAAACACTGAAAAACTCATGATCAGCCTTTTCGGCAATAAAGTATCTGATCGCTATTTCAAGCAAAAAACCTCTGATGTGAGGCGATCAGGTTGTAGGTCATGA
- a CDS encoding IS607 family transposase, with protein sequence MIMQHLSISEASELLGVSISTLRRWEKDGRLRPSFRTCVQHRRYAVNDLHALIGRHSPEQRKVVGYARVSSHDQKEDLVRQRDRLIHYCHSAGHRDVEILSDLGSGLNYQKKAFLKLLRMIALGQVSTLVLLHKDRLLRFGADIIFELCKLNKTQVVIVDQPVEANLETRLVADVIELMTVFSARLYGSRSRKNLKHLQQAA encoded by the coding sequence ATGATCATGCAGCATTTATCAATAAGCGAAGCCAGCGAATTACTCGGCGTATCCATTTCAACACTTCGCCGTTGGGAAAAAGATGGCCGCTTGCGACCCTCTTTTCGCACCTGTGTTCAGCACCGTCGTTATGCTGTGAATGATCTCCATGCGCTGATAGGCAGGCACAGTCCAGAACAACGTAAAGTGGTGGGCTATGCTCGCGTATCTAGCCATGATCAAAAGGAAGACCTGGTTCGACAACGAGACAGGCTGATTCATTATTGTCACAGCGCTGGACACAGGGATGTAGAAATACTCAGCGACTTGGGCAGTGGCTTGAACTATCAAAAGAAAGCCTTTCTCAAGCTACTGCGCATGATTGCGCTAGGCCAGGTATCAACGTTGGTACTACTTCACAAAGACCGCTTGCTCAGGTTTGGTGCGGATATCATTTTTGAATTGTGCAAGTTGAATAAAACACAGGTGGTGATTGTTGATCAACCAGTAGAGGCCAATCTGGAAACCCGCCTTGTTGCTGACGTTATCGAGTTGATGACGGTGTTTTCTGCTAGGTTATATGGCTCGCGTTCACGGAAAAACCTAAAACACTTGCAGCAAGCGGCTTGA